AAAGGCAATCCAGCGATACGGATAAGAGCAGTTCAACGTTATTCTTTCTTGGGATATATTGTGGACATCGGTATGATTGACATGACGCCATCGGCTTTGGCCACAAGCCGTCCTTCATCATCATTGAACAATGCTTCTACATGAACCGATTTCTTGCTGCGGTGCAGAACCCGCCCTTCGATGTGCAACGTCCCGCTCGACACCGGCCGGAAGTAGGTAATGCGGAGATCACTTGTGCTATAACCTTCGTCTTTCAATACCGTCATCACCGTATAACAGAACGTCATATCGGCCAGCACGCCAAAGTAGCCTCCGAAGAGGTGGCCGCGGCTGTTGTGGTACTTCTCTGAAATATGGAACTCGGCGGAGATCTTACCTTGGGACCACGATTTCAATTGGGGAAATTCCAGGTGGTCGGCACAGGGAGTATAGCTGGGAAAATCCTCCCGACTCGTCTTACCGCTGACTAGTGTATCCAATATTGTAGACCACTGGAACATGATTTTATCGTCGAACCTTACCTAAATATCATAGCACACCAAGCCGAAAATATAATAACTCCAGGCTTATAGTATGCCATCGACTATAGCTGCCACTAGCTTTGCTATCGACGGCGACGCGGTTAATCCCGGTGATTCGATGCCGATGAGGTTGATGAAACCAAACAAGCCCTTATCGCCCTCCTCGCGGATAATGAAATCGCGGATATCCTCCCCAGGGCCCTGCAGCTTGGGGCGCACCCCCGCCATCTCAGGAGAGAGGTCTTCGTATTCGATGAACGGCAGGAACGGCTTCACCGACTCGTAAAAAAGCTGCTGATTGCGGTCATCTATAGCATAATCGACTTTATCGACGTACTTGGCGCTGGGCCCAAGCAGCATGCGCCCATCCATATCCAGTGTGGCGTGAATGCCGACGCCGGTAATCTTCGGCAGCGGCACCGGGTAGACGAGATGACTAATCAACTTCGACTTGCCGCCGCTCACGTTAAAGTACTCTCCCTTGCAGTAGTGCAGTCGGTATCCCGCGGCGTCGATATCGATATCTGCCATCGCAGCGATTTTATCGCTATTCAGTCCGGCACAGTTTATCACTATCTCCGATTCAATCGAGAAGCGGCCTGCTTCGTCTTTTATCGATACCCGATATCCATCAACGGCTCGCTCGACGGCGACAACCTCTGTGTTGAACGCGATGTGCGCGCCCGCATCCTGAACCATCGACAGGAAGTAACGCATCAGCGCGTGGGCGTCCATCACGCCCGTCGTTGGAGAAAACAACGCGGCGACACCTTCCACTTCCGGTTCGAGAGACTTCAATTCTCTCCGCGACACCATGCGTAATCCTTCGACTCCGTTGCGCAGGCCATTATCCAGCAGCGACTCAAGCTGAGCGATCTCGTTGTTGTTCACAGCCACGATAAGCTTGCCCGTGCGTCTATGCGGAATACCATAACGTTCGCATGTCTCATACATCATGCGATTTCCTTCGACACATAGCCCGGCCTTGAGCGAGCCTTCGGGGTAATAGATACCGGCGTGGATAACGCCGCTGTTCCTGCTGCTGGACTCACGCCCGAACGTCTCATTCTTCTCAAGCACGTACACACTCCTGCCGCGGCGTGTTACTTCGGCAGCCAACGCCAGCCCGATAACTCCGGCGCCGATTATCGTAATATCAACACTGTTCGACATTTACGAGCACTCCTACTAACATATTACACCAGATATAGTCGCTGTTACGATAAGGGCTGTCTTGAAAAAACAAATAGAGCCACGTTATGTGGCTCTATTCTTTGTATTCTGCCTGATCGTCTTACTTACCGATGCGAAAGACCTTTGTTCCACAGCTAGGACACGAGCCCTTGGTCGCCGGCCGACCGTTCTTCATCTTGATCTGCGTCGGACTCTTGATCTCCACCTTTTTCCTGCACTTCATGCAATAAGCCTGCATTTAGTCCCTCCTCTAACTGTATTTGGCAAGAGATTAGCAGTAAAATAGGAATAAGTCAAGAGGTAGCGCATCGAAAGACACCAATTGGCATGTGTGTGCAACGACCATGGCGGCTTAAATTCACATGGCGAATCCGTCGATTGAACGTTGATAAGTAACTCTCTCCCGTTTGTGACCTAAGTCATAGCTGCCATTTCGTCCATCGTTTATTATTCTGGAAGACATCGAAGAAGGAGCGCGTGATAATGAAACAAAGATGCCCGGGACAGGATTTCAGGAAGCTGAGTGCGCAAATAAACCAATGCCCGGACTGCGGCGCCGATGTCGAAATATTCTCCAACGAGACCAAGGTGAAATGCCATATATGCGGCTCGATGGTATATAAAGACAAGATCCCATCCTGTGCTGAGTGGTGCGCGTCGGCGCGGGAGTGTCTAGGAGAGAAAAGATGGAAACAGTCAGGAAGATAGTCCGTATCGATGAAGATAAGTGCGACGGCTGCGGCCTGTGCGCGGAGGCATGCGCGGAAGGGGCGATTCAGATGGTCGACGGCAAGGCCAGGCTTATTAACGAGGCTCACTGCGACGGGCTCGGCGCCTGCATAGGGGAGTGCCCGCGTGGAGCGATCACTCTGGAAGAGAAATGTGCGGAGCCGTATGACGACAGCGCCGATTATCATAAAGCGCAAGAGAAGCCTGCCGAGACTGAGAAATGCAGCTGCCCTTCCATGCGTATAGAGCAGGTTCAGAGGAAGTCCGGCATCGCGGGTAACCACGAACACAACCCATCCATGCTAGGACACTGGCCGGTGCAGCTGGCGCTGGTCCCTCCCGGCGCGCCGTTCCTGGAAGGGACGGACCTGCTTCTGGTATCGGACTGTGTGCCCTTCGCCTACGCCGACTTCCATCGCGATTTCCTCAACGGCAGATCCGTACTTGTGGCCTGTCCCAAGCTCGACGACGCTCGGGCTCATATACAAAAACTGACTTCGATACTGCGCGGTTCGACCATCAAAAGCATAACCGTGGCACGCATGGAGGTGCCCTGCTGCTCCGGGTTGACCGCTATGGCAAAACAAGCCCTGGAAATCAGCGGGAAAGAGATTCCATTGAAAGAAGTGGTTATAGGCATCAGGGGTAATATTAAGGAAACCGCTTCTCAGGCACAAGGCTCTTCTGGAGCTTGATTCCTTAACACGCTTGATGTATAGGCGTTCATCGCGTTATGCTCGCGGGGAGCTCCATACATAACATAGGATCGGCTTCTGGATTTGCAATGGGGACAGGGATTCTTTTTATCTTGTGCAATGCCCGTAAGGCTATACAACTTGTTTCCACATTCTCCGCAATAAACAACTACTGTTTTACTCAACTAATTATTCCATTCCTGATAAAAATACATAAAATATAGACTTGTCCTGCAACTTTTTAAAATATTGGGATAGTATATCGAATAATGCTATGCTCTGTCAATTCATTTATTTATATTATTTTATCAATATTTAGCTGCGTGAAATGCCGTTACTCACGCGGCGTGATTGTCAAAAAAATTCCTCTTCTCTCAGGAAATAAAACAAAAAAGCGGGGGCCGATAAATATTCTGCTCCCGCTTCAAGCTTGCTTCGAGCGAGTTACTTAATCCTCGCCGCTATCTCCCTGCCGAAGTCGACACACTTCTGTATCTCGCCCTCGTCCGGCACGAACTTGAACGCCAGCTTGGAATCGACCAACTCGATGCCGGCCTGTTCCATCTCCTGCTGCACGGCCTTGACCCCACCGCCTCCCCAGCCGTGCGAGCCGAAAGCCGCCCCGATCTTGTTCTTCGGTTTGAGCCCCTTGAGGTAGCAAAGGAACTCGGCGACGGAGGGGAACATGCCGTTGTTCAGTGTGGGAGAGCCGATGATGAGGGCTTTGGCCTCGAGTACTTCCTTTATAACATCGCTCTTATCCGATGCCGTCAGGTTGAAGAGCTTCGTGTCGATTCCTTCCTCCATCAAGCCCTTCACAATCGCATTCGCCATCTTCTGGGTGCTGCCCCACATGGTGTCGTAAATAACCAGCGCCCTGGCCGCAGTCTCGCCCCTACCCCATTTCACGTAGGAATCTACGATGTCCTTTATATGCGAGCGCCAGATAATGCCGTGGCTCGGAGCGATCATATCTATCGGTATGCCGCCGAGCTTGTTCGCCGCCTTGACGATGAGATCCCCGAAGGGCATCAAAATGTTGGCGTAGTACTTGGCCGCCTCTTGCATTACTATCCCCATATCGACCTCGTCATCGAAGCGCTGGGAGGTTGCTATGTGCTGGCCGAAGGCGTCCATGGAGAACAATATCTTATCCTCGGCAAGGTAGGTGCACATGGAATCGGGCCAGTGCAGCATCGGCGTCGGGATGAAGCTGAGTTTGCGCTTGCCAAGATCGACCGTGCTGCCCTCTTTCACTGCGATCGGATTCCAGTTCTGATGGTAGGACTTGGCCAGCCCGTTCTCTCCGAACTTCTCCAGCGTGACCAGTTTAGCGTTCTTCGCGTCCCGCAATGCCATCGGCAGGGAGCCGGAGTGATCCATCTCCACATGGTTCGATATAACGTAGTCGATTTTATCGAATGATACGATCTCCCGAACCCGCGCCGCCATCTCATCGTAGAAAGGCGCCTTGACCGTATCGATCAGGGCGACCTTCTCATCGATGATAAGATACGCGTTGTATGTGGTTCCGAGATGAGTAGAATACCCGTGAAAGTTCCGTACGTTCCAGTCTATGGCGCCCACCCAGTAAACGCCTTGTGCCAGTTGAACTTTAGTCATAATAAAACCTCTTTGAATATGTGAATTTTCCGGTCGGAGCTAATCAACCCCCTGCAATCCCCCACTCTTGGGGGATTTTTAAGAGGTTAGGGGACACCCCTAGAACCCCGGCAGGAAGAATCCTGCACCTCTTTTTCTAAGCTAAACGGTGAATGAAAAATCTACTTCTTGCACTTCTTCTTGGGCTTCTTTACCGGCTTCTTCTTCTCACTGCCGATGGCACAAGGTTCGCAGCAGAACGTTATGCCGCCCGTCTCGTAGCCCTCGGAAGCGATAACGCAGCCGCAGGCAGGACACGTTTTCTTAGCCATATGCGCCACCTCCTATCGAAACTTGAACACTATACCTTTTCGAACTCGTCTTTGCCGGCTCCGCATACGGGGCACACCCAATCCTCGGGCAGCTTCTCAAATGCGGTTCCGGGAGGAATATCGCTCTCGGGATCTCCGAGCTCCGGATCGTAAACATATCCGCAAACGCCGCATTTATATTTGGCCATTTCCTGTGATCTCCTTCCTTAATCCTTCTGATAATGAGGTGCGGACTTGGGTGTTGT
This sequence is a window from Dehalococcoidia bacterium. Protein-coding genes within it:
- a CDS encoding NAD(P)/FAD-dependent oxidoreductase — protein: MSNSVDITIIGAGVIGLALAAEVTRRGRSVYVLEKNETFGRESSSRNSGVIHAGIYYPEGSLKAGLCVEGNRMMYETCERYGIPHRRTGKLIVAVNNNEIAQLESLLDNGLRNGVEGLRMVSRRELKSLEPEVEGVAALFSPTTGVMDAHALMRYFLSMVQDAGAHIAFNTEVVAVERAVDGYRVSIKDEAGRFSIESEIVINCAGLNSDKIAAMADIDIDAAGYRLHYCKGEYFNVSGGKSKLISHLVYPVPLPKITGVGIHATLDMDGRMLLGPSAKYVDKVDYAIDDRNQQLFYESVKPFLPFIEYEDLSPEMAGVRPKLQGPGEDIRDFIIREEGDKGLFGFINLIGIESPGLTASPSIAKLVAAIVDGIL
- a CDS encoding rubredoxin, which produces MAKYKCGVCGYVYDPELGDPESDIPPGTAFEKLPEDWVCPVCGAGKDEFEKV
- a CDS encoding phosphohydrolase is translated as MKQRCPGQDFRKLSAQINQCPDCGADVEIFSNETKVKCHICGSMVYKDKIPSCAEWCASARECLGEKRWKQSGR
- a CDS encoding 4Fe-4S binding protein; amino-acid sequence: METVRKIVRIDEDKCDGCGLCAEACAEGAIQMVDGKARLINEAHCDGLGACIGECPRGAITLEEKCAEPYDDSADYHKAQEKPAETEKCSCPSMRIEQVQRKSGIAGNHEHNPSMLGHWPVQLALVPPGAPFLEGTDLLLVSDCVPFAYADFHRDFLNGRSVLVACPKLDDARAHIQKLTSILRGSTIKSITVARMEVPCCSGLTAMAKQALEISGKEIPLKEVVIGIRGNIKETASQAQGSSGA
- a CDS encoding DUF5679 domain-containing protein codes for the protein MQAYCMKCRKKVEIKSPTQIKMKNGRPATKGSCPSCGTKVFRIGK
- a CDS encoding PaaI family thioesterase, which codes for MKSWSQGKISAEFHISEKYHNSRGHLFGGYFGVLADMTFCYTVMTVLKDEGYSTSDLRITYFRPVSSGTLHIEGRVLHRSKKSVHVEALFNDDEGRLVAKADGVMSIIPMSTIYPKKE
- a CDS encoding flavodoxin domain-containing protein, whose translation is MTKVQLAQGVYWVGAIDWNVRNFHGYSTHLGTTYNAYLIIDEKVALIDTVKAPFYDEMAARVREIVSFDKIDYVISNHVEMDHSGSLPMALRDAKNAKLVTLEKFGENGLAKSYHQNWNPIAVKEGSTVDLGKRKLSFIPTPMLHWPDSMCTYLAEDKILFSMDAFGQHIATSQRFDDEVDMGIVMQEAAKYYANILMPFGDLIVKAANKLGGIPIDMIAPSHGIIWRSHIKDIVDSYVKWGRGETAARALVIYDTMWGSTQKMANAIVKGLMEEGIDTKLFNLTASDKSDVIKEVLEAKALIIGSPTLNNGMFPSVAEFLCYLKGLKPKNKIGAAFGSHGWGGGGVKAVQQEMEQAGIELVDSKLAFKFVPDEGEIQKCVDFGREIAARIK